A single window of Pirellulales bacterium DNA harbors:
- the leuD gene encoding 3-isopropylmalate dehydratase small subunit encodes MQPFTKHTGLVAPMDRANIDTDQIIPKQFLKRIERTGFGQFLFFDWRFKDDGSDNPQFELNRPQYREASVLLARKNFGCGSSREHAPWALDDYGFRVMIAPSFADIFYNNCFKNGMLPIVLSEAAVEDIFQRAAQHPGYHLTADLEACKVTDEYGLSLSFDVEPFRRHCLLNGLDDIDLTLQHAEKISAYEKTRGMTAA; translated from the coding sequence ATGCAACCCTTCACCAAACACACCGGCCTAGTCGCTCCCATGGATCGGGCCAATATCGATACCGACCAGATCATCCCCAAGCAGTTTCTCAAACGGATCGAGCGCACCGGATTCGGGCAATTCTTGTTTTTTGACTGGCGATTTAAGGACGACGGTTCCGACAACCCTCAGTTCGAACTGAATCGACCGCAGTACCGCGAGGCAAGCGTGCTGCTGGCCAGAAAGAATTTCGGCTGCGGGTCGAGCCGCGAGCACGCTCCTTGGGCACTCGACGATTACGGTTTCCGCGTGATGATCGCGCCAAGCTTCGCCGACATTTTTTACAACAACTGCTTTAAGAACGGTATGTTGCCGATCGTACTTTCCGAGGCGGCTGTCGAGGATATTTTCCAACGGGCGGCGCAGCATCCTGGGTACCATTTGACGGCCGATTTGGAAGCATGCAAAGTGACCGACGAATACGGCCTCTCGCTGTCGTTTGACGTCGAACCGTTCCGGCGGCATTGCCTGCTGAATGGCTTAGACGACATCGACCTGACGTTGCAACACGCCGAGAAGATCTCTGCATATGAAAAGACACGCGGCATGACGGCCGCCTGA
- the leuC gene encoding 3-isopropylmalate dehydratase large subunit — MPRTMLEKIWDAHVVHAEPGKQTLLYIDLHLVHEVTSPQAFEGLRLTGRKVRRPELTVATPDHNVPTTDRRLPIADPISKQQIDTLRNNCQEFGVRLYDLGNPQQGIVHVIGPELGLTQPGMTIVCGDSHTATHGAFGALAFGIGTSEVEHVLATQTLPQSKPKTFEMRVDGMLSRGVTAKDVILYLIGQIGTDGGTGYVIEYTGPVMRGFSMEERMTVCNMSIEAGARAGMIAPDETTFEYIKGREFAPKGKDFDAAVERWKQLPSDVGAKFDRVEIYRAAEIAPQITWGTNPGQVVPVVSGVPDPKQYSTDEERKTAARSLEYMGLEAGKPMQSLNLDKVFIGSCTNSRIEDLRAAAAVVRGYRVANTLHAMVVPGSGQVKAQAEREGLDRIFKEAGFDWREAGCSMCLGMNPDILTPGQRCASTSNRNFEGRQGKGGRTHLVSPAMAAAAAIAGHFVDIREWEYKA, encoded by the coding sequence ATGCCGCGCACGATGCTAGAAAAAATCTGGGATGCCCACGTGGTGCATGCCGAGCCTGGAAAGCAAACGCTGCTTTATATCGACCTGCATTTGGTGCATGAAGTGACCAGCCCGCAGGCATTCGAGGGATTGCGACTGACTGGGCGAAAAGTGCGACGGCCGGAATTGACGGTAGCTACTCCCGATCATAATGTGCCAACGACCGACCGGAGGCTGCCGATTGCCGATCCGATCTCGAAGCAGCAGATCGACACACTACGAAACAATTGCCAGGAATTCGGCGTGCGACTGTATGACCTTGGCAATCCACAGCAGGGGATCGTCCATGTGATCGGGCCGGAGCTGGGTCTCACTCAGCCTGGAATGACGATTGTCTGCGGCGATAGCCATACGGCGACGCACGGGGCGTTTGGAGCGCTGGCGTTCGGCATCGGCACGAGTGAAGTCGAGCATGTCTTGGCCACGCAAACGCTGCCGCAATCGAAGCCGAAGACATTTGAGATGCGCGTCGATGGGATGCTTAGCCGTGGCGTGACGGCAAAGGACGTCATTCTGTATTTAATCGGTCAGATCGGCACCGACGGCGGGACCGGTTATGTCATCGAATACACCGGGCCGGTGATGCGCGGGTTCTCGATGGAAGAGCGAATGACGGTCTGTAATATGTCGATCGAGGCCGGCGCGCGGGCTGGAATGATTGCGCCGGACGAGACGACATTTGAATACATCAAAGGCCGTGAATTTGCGCCGAAGGGGAAAGACTTCGACGCGGCCGTGGAGCGCTGGAAGCAACTGCCGAGCGATGTGGGAGCGAAGTTCGATCGCGTGGAAATTTACCGAGCGGCAGAGATTGCTCCTCAAATTACCTGGGGTACTAACCCCGGCCAAGTTGTACCGGTGGTTAGCGGTGTGCCGGATCCTAAACAGTATTCGACGGATGAAGAACGTAAGACGGCGGCGAGGTCGCTGGAATACATGGGGCTCGAAGCTGGCAAGCCGATGCAATCGCTCAACCTTGATAAAGTCTTCATCGGCTCTTGCACCAACAGTCGTATCGAAGACTTGCGAGCCGCCGCCGCCGTGGTGCGTGGCTATCGCGTGGCTAATACGCTGCACGCGATGGTTGTCCCCGGCAGTGGACAAGTGAAAGCACAAGCCGAACGTGAAGGTCTCGATCGAATTTTCAAAGAGGCCGGTTTCGACTGGCGCGAAGCAGGCTGCAGCATGTGCCTAGGGATGAATCCCGATATTCTCACGCCAGGCCAACGCTGCGCGAGCACTAGCAACCGCAATTTCGAAGGCCGCCAAGGCAAAGGGGGCCGGACGCATTTGGTTTCGCCGGCAATGGCCGCGGCGGCGGCGATTGCGGGACATTTTGTGGATATTCGGGAGTGGGAGTATAAGGCGTGA
- the coaD gene encoding pantetheine-phosphate adenylyltransferase → MSRVAVYTGSFDPITLGHLNVIERASRLVDRLIVGIGINVEKQSWFTPEERVNLVERATRHLVNIEVKQFSGLAVHFVRECGARVMLRGVRSLTDIEAEFTMTLANRKLDPSIETVFLMADDQFSHVSSSLLKQITPLAGDEELARFVPKELVSELRKKCPPN, encoded by the coding sequence ATGTCGCGCGTCGCCGTCTATACCGGTTCCTTCGACCCAATTACGCTCGGTCATTTGAATGTGATCGAGCGTGCCAGCCGGTTGGTCGATCGGCTGATTGTCGGCATCGGCATTAACGTTGAAAAGCAGTCGTGGTTCACGCCGGAAGAGCGCGTCAACTTGGTCGAACGGGCAACGCGGCATCTTGTCAATATCGAAGTCAAGCAGTTCAGCGGGTTGGCAGTGCATTTCGTCCGCGAGTGCGGAGCTCGCGTAATGCTCCGCGGAGTGCGATCGCTGACCGATATCGAAGCCGAGTTTACGATGACGCTGGCCAACCGAAAGCTGGACCCCAGCATTGAAACAGTCTTTCTCATGGCTGACGATCAATTCTCACACGTTTCCAGCTCGCTGCTGAAACAGATTACGCCGCTGGCCGGTGATGAAGAATTAGCCCGATTCGTCCCCAAGGAGCTCGTGTCGGAATTACGAAAGAAGTGTCCGCCAAATTGA
- a CDS encoding aminotransferase class V-fold PLP-dependent enzyme: MALIHDPKWEHFRQQMAIVDRFAYFEHAAMSPLPRPTREAIGRWLAEAAEEAAPAWGRWERRLQEVRATAARMMRAAMDEIALIHSTTEGVAMVAEGFMWRAGDNVVIPADEFPANQYPWMHLAARGIETRRVESPTGMVDLNRLEDACDQRTRLVALSWVGYLSGWRTDLAAAAEMAHRHGALLFVDAIQGLGVFPVDVEQTKVDFLAAGGQKWQMGPEAAGLLYIRGEHLEKLRPLVVGSNSMVHNRDYSRIEIQLKPSAARHEGGAANSVGFIGLGASLDLLTSLGFDAIGHRVLEITDECCRRLATLGAEIFSRRDQPEHSSGIVSFTLPGCDLKVLHRTCKEQKVAVSQRVGYLRISPHAYNNNEDIDALIGAIETGKKVR, encoded by the coding sequence ATGGCATTGATACACGATCCAAAATGGGAACACTTTCGGCAGCAGATGGCGATCGTCGATCGATTCGCCTACTTTGAACATGCCGCCATGTCGCCCTTGCCGAGACCGACGCGCGAGGCAATTGGTCGCTGGTTGGCGGAGGCCGCCGAAGAAGCTGCGCCGGCTTGGGGGCGATGGGAGCGTCGGCTGCAGGAAGTACGAGCAACCGCCGCCCGTATGATGAGGGCCGCGATGGATGAAATCGCGCTCATTCACAGCACGACCGAGGGGGTCGCGATGGTTGCCGAAGGCTTCATGTGGCGCGCAGGAGACAATGTTGTCATCCCGGCCGATGAGTTTCCCGCGAACCAATATCCATGGATGCATCTGGCTGCTCGCGGCATTGAAACGCGCCGCGTGGAATCGCCGACTGGGATGGTCGATTTGAACCGTCTGGAAGACGCTTGCGATCAGCGGACACGATTGGTGGCGTTGAGCTGGGTTGGATATCTAAGTGGATGGCGCACCGATTTGGCGGCCGCCGCCGAGATGGCTCATCGACATGGTGCCTTGCTATTTGTCGATGCGATCCAGGGTCTAGGAGTGTTTCCTGTCGATGTCGAGCAAACGAAGGTCGATTTTCTCGCCGCCGGCGGCCAAAAATGGCAAATGGGTCCGGAAGCTGCCGGACTGCTCTACATCCGCGGCGAGCATCTCGAGAAACTACGGCCGCTGGTCGTCGGTTCCAACAGCATGGTTCACAACCGAGATTATTCGCGCATTGAAATTCAATTAAAACCGTCGGCCGCGCGGCACGAAGGCGGGGCTGCAAATTCGGTCGGATTTATTGGATTGGGAGCCAGCCTTGATTTGCTGACGAGCCTCGGTTTCGATGCCATCGGACATCGCGTACTGGAAATTACCGACGAATGCTGTCGCCGTCTGGCCACCCTCGGTGCTGAGATTTTCAGCCGGCGCGACCAGCCGGAACATAGTTCGGGAATTGTCTCGTTCACCCTGCCAGGCTGCGATCTTAAGGTGCTTCATCGCACTTGTAAGGAGCAAAAAGTTGCGGTTTCGCAGCGAGTCGGCTATCTTCGGATTAGCCCGCATGCGTACAACAATAACGAGGACATTGATGCGTTGATTGGCGCCATTGAAACTGGCAAGAAAGTTCGCTAA
- a CDS encoding SDR family oxidoreductase, producing the protein MSSPLFNLTGRVALVTGGSKGLGKAMARGFAEAGADVVISSRHEDELRTAAAEVRQGLDTGVATIVADMTKRDDVRKLADSATHAFGKIDILVNNAGSNTPQPLDAIQDKDWDEILELNLTSCMALARYLVPGMKGRRWGRIIYMSSIMGLSSHLGRGAYSATKSAVIGLCRASALELGEFGITVNCIAPGPILTDLPSRLLSDEIRNAVAARTAIGRWGDPRELAGPAVFLASEAGNYVTGSVVVVDGGILARVF; encoded by the coding sequence ATGAGTTCTCCCTTATTCAATCTTACCGGACGCGTAGCGCTCGTAACCGGCGGTAGCAAAGGTCTCGGCAAAGCGATGGCCCGCGGCTTTGCCGAAGCCGGTGCCGACGTGGTCATTTCCAGCCGCCATGAGGACGAGTTGCGAACCGCCGCGGCAGAAGTTCGCCAGGGCCTCGACACAGGCGTTGCCACGATTGTTGCCGACATGACCAAGCGAGACGACGTTCGTAAATTGGCCGACAGTGCGACGCACGCTTTCGGCAAGATCGACATCCTCGTCAATAACGCCGGCAGCAACACGCCGCAACCGCTGGATGCCATTCAAGACAAAGATTGGGACGAAATTCTCGAATTGAATCTCACGAGTTGCATGGCGCTTGCACGCTACTTGGTTCCTGGCATGAAGGGCCGCCGCTGGGGACGAATTATTTACATGTCGTCGATTATGGGGCTATCGTCGCATCTGGGCCGTGGAGCTTATTCGGCCACCAAGAGCGCCGTCATTGGATTGTGTCGGGCGTCAGCGCTGGAATTGGGTGAATTCGGCATTACGGTGAATTGTATAGCTCCTGGGCCAATTCTCACCGATTTGCCGTCGCGATTGCTCAGCGATGAAATTCGCAACGCCGTGGCGGCACGGACGGCGATCGGACGCTGGGGCGACCCGCGTGAACTCGCCGGCCCGGCGGTCTTCTTGGCCAGCGAGGCGGGGAATTATGTGACCGGGTCGGTGGTCGTCGTCGATGGCGGTATTCTCGCGCGGGTCTTTTGA
- a CDS encoding GDP-L-fucose synthase: MNWSEYRVCVTGGAGFLGRAVCRELLARGVAAEKLTVPRRARYDLTHEDAVQRFFRDFQPDVIIHLAAEVGGIGANMVQPGRFFFANMAMGLHLIEHARIASIRKFVQVGTVCAYPKLAPIPFREDDLWNGYPEETNAPYGVAKKALFVMLDAYHRQYGLASSVVVPVNLYGPGDNFDPAISHVIPALIRKCEAARVSGERQIMCWGTGTASREFLYVDDAARGIVAAAETMESPTPINLGAGKEIAIADLVKLIAKLCDFNGDIRWDPSRPDGQPRRCIDTSLAKRILGWQATMPLDEGLRRTIAYWREQSPISQQPPIPQP; the protein is encoded by the coding sequence ATGAACTGGAGCGAGTATCGAGTTTGCGTGACGGGGGGGGCAGGTTTCTTGGGCCGCGCTGTCTGTCGCGAATTATTGGCGCGCGGTGTTGCCGCGGAAAAACTGACTGTCCCCCGACGTGCCAGGTACGATTTGACTCACGAAGACGCGGTACAGCGGTTCTTTCGCGATTTCCAACCCGATGTGATCATCCATTTGGCAGCCGAAGTTGGTGGCATCGGCGCAAATATGGTCCAGCCCGGCCGTTTCTTCTTTGCCAACATGGCCATGGGGCTGCATCTGATCGAACATGCGCGGATCGCTAGCATCCGCAAGTTTGTGCAGGTCGGCACGGTATGCGCCTATCCAAAACTTGCCCCCATCCCATTTCGAGAAGATGATCTTTGGAACGGCTATCCCGAGGAAACCAACGCACCGTATGGCGTGGCCAAGAAAGCGCTGTTCGTAATGCTCGATGCCTATCACCGGCAATATGGCTTGGCAAGTTCAGTGGTGGTGCCCGTCAATCTTTACGGCCCCGGCGATAATTTTGATCCAGCAATCAGCCACGTCATTCCAGCCCTGATTCGCAAATGCGAAGCGGCGCGAGTCAGCGGCGAGCGGCAAATCATGTGCTGGGGAACTGGCACTGCCAGCCGCGAGTTCTTATACGTGGATGATGCCGCCCGCGGCATTGTCGCGGCAGCCGAAACGATGGAATCGCCAACCCCAATCAATCTGGGTGCCGGCAAAGAGATCGCGATTGCGGATCTCGTGAAGCTGATTGCCAAGCTGTGCGATTTCAACGGCGACATTCGCTGGGATCCTTCCCGCCCCGATGGGCAGCCTCGTCGCTGTATTGATACGAGCCTAGCAAAAAGGATACTCGGCTGGCAGGCAACCATGCCGCTCGACGAGGGACTGCGCCGCACGATTGCGTATTGGCGCGAACAAAGCCCCATCAGTCAGCAGCCACCCATTCCTCAGCCGTGA